From a single Bryobacter aggregatus MPL3 genomic region:
- a CDS encoding glycosyltransferase family 2 protein, translating to MSLSRTSLHPAVSVIVVNFNRVSLLRDCLQSLARQEGVSCEWIVVDNGSSDGSAEMVEQEFPDAILIRNRENLGFCAANNQGIQAARAEFVALLNNDAVAEPQWLYELLEETRFSPMVGMVASKILVAGRPGVIDKVGHGIYWDGQNRGRGSGQVDCGQFDTQREILWPDGCAALYRKSMLDEIGAFDEDFFAYADDADLGMRARCAGWRARYAPWAVVHHHRGATMGKLNPKRIALIERNRVWLAVKHFPLWLLLLNPFFYGLRVLSGVVAGLTGKGEAGQARGIRAKMELGLALLAADWAALRGLPSMWRKRRAWRTRRRLSDKEVVALMRQHLLTLDELSKNVA from the coding sequence ATGAGTTTGTCGAGGACAAGTCTCCATCCCGCAGTGAGTGTGATTGTTGTTAACTTCAATCGCGTGAGCCTGTTACGCGATTGTCTTCAATCGCTCGCCAGACAGGAGGGGGTAAGCTGCGAGTGGATCGTGGTCGACAATGGCTCAAGCGATGGAAGCGCCGAGATGGTGGAGCAGGAATTTCCCGACGCGATCTTGATCCGCAACCGCGAAAATCTTGGTTTTTGCGCTGCCAATAATCAGGGAATTCAGGCGGCTCGCGCCGAGTTTGTCGCCTTACTCAACAACGATGCCGTCGCTGAGCCGCAATGGCTTTACGAACTGCTTGAGGAGACGCGCTTCTCCCCGATGGTGGGGATGGTGGCCTCGAAAATCCTGGTGGCGGGGCGCCCCGGTGTGATCGACAAGGTGGGGCATGGCATCTATTGGGATGGACAGAACCGGGGCCGTGGGAGTGGGCAGGTGGATTGCGGACAGTTTGATACACAGCGCGAGATCCTCTGGCCCGATGGTTGCGCGGCGCTGTACCGGAAGTCGATGTTGGACGAGATCGGCGCCTTTGACGAAGACTTCTTTGCCTATGCTGACGATGCAGACCTCGGGATGCGAGCCCGCTGTGCGGGGTGGCGAGCCCGCTATGCGCCTTGGGCGGTTGTCCATCACCACCGCGGCGCCACGATGGGCAAGCTGAATCCCAAACGGATTGCGCTGATTGAGCGCAATCGAGTTTGGCTGGCCGTCAAGCATTTTCCCCTCTGGCTCTTGCTCTTGAATCCCTTCTTTTACGGGCTGAGGGTGTTGTCTGGAGTGGTGGCCGGGCTGACTGGGAAAGGAGAGGCCGGACAGGCAAGAGGAATTCGCGCGAAAATGGAGCTTGGATTGGCGCTGCTGGCTGCCGACTGGGCCGCGCTCCGTGGCCTCCCGTCCATGTGGCGTAAACGGCGGGCATGGCGAACCCGGCGCCGCTTGAGCGACAAAGAAGTCGTAGCGCTGATGCGTCAGCATCTGTTGACTTTGGACGAACTCAGCAAGAATGTCGCCTGA
- a CDS encoding class I SAM-dependent methyltransferase — protein MRTLFHATDRLYHTTNKSFLVVECQRCRLIRLYPKPKPEELSTYYPSNYWHSDEGSKINALEQFYRRLVSLDHTRFLERAIRDAGGNGLVMDVGCGGALLLRMLRENGHQVLGLDYSLDAASIAWKQNGVPAFCGTLSQAPLRDESVSVLSMFHVLEHLYEPAEYLRMAHRLLKPDGRLVIQVPNAASWQFLLFGENWNGIDVPRHLYNFRLSDINVLLDGAGFEPVRYKHFSLRDNPAGFSISLAPGLDPMARRIRKIVETPAERLFKNLVHLGLMVIALPFSAVEALCHVGSTVIVEARKKK, from the coding sequence ATGCGAACGCTCTTTCATGCCACCGATCGCCTGTATCACACCACCAACAAAAGTTTCCTCGTTGTAGAATGCCAGCGCTGCCGGCTCATTCGCCTCTACCCGAAGCCGAAGCCCGAAGAACTTTCCACTTACTATCCCAGCAACTATTGGCACAGCGACGAGGGCAGCAAGATCAATGCGCTCGAGCAGTTCTACCGGCGCCTGGTCTCTCTCGATCACACCCGTTTTCTGGAGCGGGCGATTCGCGATGCCGGTGGCAATGGTCTGGTCATGGATGTGGGGTGTGGCGGTGCGTTGCTCCTGCGGATGTTGCGGGAAAACGGCCATCAGGTGCTGGGCTTGGATTATTCGCTCGACGCTGCCTCCATTGCCTGGAAGCAGAACGGGGTTCCCGCTTTCTGCGGAACTCTGTCACAGGCTCCTCTGCGTGACGAAAGCGTCTCGGTGCTGAGCATGTTCCACGTGCTCGAGCACCTATACGAACCGGCTGAGTATTTGCGGATGGCTCATCGTCTGCTCAAGCCCGATGGGCGGCTGGTCATCCAGGTGCCAAACGCGGCAAGCTGGCAGTTTCTGCTCTTCGGCGAGAATTGGAATGGCATCGACGTGCCTCGTCACTTGTACAATTTCCGGTTGAGCGACATCAATGTGCTCCTCGATGGAGCTGGTTTCGAGCCGGTCCGCTACAAGCACTTCTCCTTGCGTGACAATCCCGCAGGCTTCTCCATCTCGCTGGCTCCTGGCCTCGACCCGATGGCCCGCCGCATCCGCAAGATTGTCGAAACTCCCGCCGAACGTCTCTTCAAGAATCTCGTGCATCTGGGACTCATGGTGATCGCATTGCCGTTCTCCGCCGTGGAGGCCTTGTGCCATGTCGGCAGCACCGTGATAGTGGAAGCCCGGAAAAAGAAATGA
- a CDS encoding class I SAM-dependent methyltransferase: MSYDGLRKLVPGWLRREVFHFEERIVAEISRFSASLAPGAKVLDAGAGEGQYRNYFRQQRYVGVDLGIGDVDWNYEGLDCIADLLQLPLRDQSFDALVSVVTLEHVTDPSLVIAEMSRVARPGASLFLVVPHEWEVHQHPHDYWRFTRFGVALLLDRQGWEILSIEPGGGFFRLLSRRLMNGLQFAPSWLMPLLAVFVVPVALVLGGMDGLDRRRDFTVGYICWAKRKTK, encoded by the coding sequence ATGAGCTATGACGGGCTGCGGAAGTTGGTTCCGGGTTGGCTGCGGCGCGAAGTCTTTCATTTCGAAGAACGGATTGTGGCAGAGATCTCCCGTTTCTCCGCGAGTCTGGCTCCGGGGGCAAAGGTACTGGATGCCGGGGCAGGGGAGGGGCAGTACCGCAACTACTTTCGCCAGCAGCGATATGTGGGGGTCGATCTCGGCATTGGGGATGTCGATTGGAATTACGAAGGATTGGATTGCATTGCCGATCTGCTGCAACTTCCTTTGCGCGACCAGTCCTTTGACGCCTTAGTCAGTGTGGTGACTCTGGAGCATGTGACCGACCCCTCGCTTGTCATCGCCGAAATGTCGCGGGTGGCCCGGCCTGGGGCCAGTCTGTTTCTTGTCGTTCCACACGAGTGGGAGGTGCATCAGCACCCGCATGACTACTGGCGCTTCACGCGCTTTGGCGTCGCCCTCTTGCTCGACAGGCAGGGATGGGAGATCCTGAGCATCGAGCCCGGCGGCGGCTTCTTCCGATTGCTCTCGCGGCGATTGATGAATGGGCTGCAGTTCGCCCCATCGTGGTTGATGCCCCTGCTCGCGGTCTTCGTCGTGCCTGTGGCACTGGTGCTCGGCGGCATGGATGGCTTGGATCGCCGAAGAGATTTTACAGTGGGATACATTTGTTGGGCAAAGAGGAAAACAAAATGA
- a CDS encoding cupin domain-containing protein, with protein sequence MSKDSRRNFLPGLLAPMALLGAEGKKLPDFTWNAGEAKVEKESFGTHNKYFEGSTDQLKLLVAGSVVLNPGATPHPPHKHEEEEIMLITEGTGIIGVKGKDKKVGPGTMMYCAANQLHDIRNTGKTPLTFYYYKWKA encoded by the coding sequence ATGAGCAAAGATTCAAGACGGAACTTTTTACCGGGCCTGCTGGCTCCGATGGCGCTGCTGGGTGCGGAGGGAAAGAAGCTTCCCGATTTCACCTGGAACGCCGGTGAAGCGAAGGTCGAAAAGGAAAGCTTTGGCACGCACAATAAGTACTTTGAAGGCTCCACCGATCAGTTGAAGTTGCTGGTTGCTGGCAGTGTTGTGCTCAATCCCGGCGCCACGCCGCATCCGCCGCATAAGCACGAAGAAGAAGAGATCATGCTGATCACCGAGGGCACCGGAATCATCGGCGTCAAAGGAAAAGATAAAAAGGTCGGCCCCGGCACGATGATGTATTGCGCCGCGAACCAGTTGCACGACATCCGCAACACCGGCAAAACTCCGCTCACGTTTTACTACTACAAGTGGAAGGCTTAG
- a CDS encoding aminotransferase class V-fold PLP-dependent enzyme, translated as MFRAAGLAAAAFSSDALPRLEAALAAQSGKPADSLAGDEDFWFQVRHMFSVDRNIINLNNGGVSPAPKIVMESEKRYLEISNMGPAHFMWKILGPELETVRRRIAQNFGVDPEEIAITRNASEALEIVQMGMDLKRGDEILTTNQDYGRMITTWQQRERRDGLLLKQISFPVPAPSLADLAQRVERAVTPKTKVIHICHVTNRTGQIFPVKAICAMAKARGIEVVVDGAHAFGQFPFKQKDLGCDYYGTSLHKWILAPIGTGFLYVKKEKIGKIWPLMAAPPAMDNDIRKFEEIGTHPASQRNSITEAITFHESIGAERKAARFRYLRKRWQARLRGLPGVTMHTSDDPEMSCAIGTVGFAGFSMPKLAEYLMEKHKIMVVPIVTGAEYSGLRVTPNVYTTIEEVDTFAEVMEGIVKKGPIALGLGV; from the coding sequence TTGTTTCGCGCTGCCGGCTTGGCCGCAGCAGCTTTCTCGAGCGACGCCCTTCCCCGTCTCGAGGCCGCGTTAGCAGCACAAAGTGGCAAACCAGCCGACTCCCTGGCTGGTGATGAAGACTTCTGGTTCCAGGTTCGGCACATGTTCAGCGTCGACCGGAACATCATCAACCTCAACAATGGTGGCGTTTCCCCAGCACCGAAGATCGTGATGGAGAGTGAGAAGCGCTATCTGGAAATTTCGAACATGGGGCCCGCGCACTTCATGTGGAAGATCCTTGGCCCTGAGCTGGAGACGGTGCGCCGGCGTATCGCGCAAAACTTTGGCGTCGATCCGGAAGAGATCGCCATCACCCGCAACGCGAGCGAAGCGCTCGAGATCGTCCAGATGGGCATGGACCTGAAGCGGGGCGACGAGATCCTCACCACCAATCAGGATTACGGCCGCATGATCACCACCTGGCAGCAGCGCGAGCGCCGTGACGGATTGCTGCTCAAGCAGATTTCCTTTCCAGTTCCTGCCCCCTCGCTGGCCGACCTGGCACAGCGAGTGGAGCGCGCCGTGACTCCTAAAACCAAGGTCATCCACATCTGCCATGTGACGAACCGGACCGGGCAGATTTTCCCGGTGAAGGCGATTTGCGCGATGGCCAAGGCGCGCGGCATTGAAGTGGTGGTCGATGGCGCACACGCCTTCGGGCAGTTTCCCTTCAAGCAGAAAGATCTGGGTTGCGACTACTACGGCACCAGCCTCCACAAGTGGATCCTCGCTCCCATCGGTACTGGCTTTCTCTATGTGAAGAAGGAAAAGATCGGCAAGATTTGGCCTCTGATGGCCGCGCCTCCTGCGATGGACAACGACATCCGCAAGTTCGAAGAGATTGGCACTCACCCGGCGAGCCAGCGGAACTCGATCACGGAGGCGATTACCTTTCACGAGAGCATCGGCGCGGAACGCAAAGCGGCTCGTTTCCGCTATCTGCGAAAGCGCTGGCAAGCCCGTCTTCGCGGATTGCCCGGTGTCACCATGCACACAAGCGATGACCCGGAAATGAGCTGTGCGATCGGCACTGTCGGCTTCGCCGGCTTCAGTATGCCGAAGCTTGCGGAATACTTGATGGAAAAGCACAAGATCATGGTGGTTCCAATTGTCACCGGCGCGGAGTACAGCGGTTTGCGCGTTACGCCCAATGTCTACACAACGATCGAGGAGGTCGACACCTTCGCCGAGGTGATGGAAGGAATCGTGAAAAAAGGACCAATCGCACTTGGACTCGGTGTGTAA
- a CDS encoding penicillin-binding transpeptidase domain-containing protein, whose amino-acid sequence MNGSVVVVEPSSGRILSMVNQKLALQNGFQPCSTVKILASVAGVMEGEYTRDKVLRVGGRGGMDMTEALARSNNPYFASIGKKLGYETISRYAKLLGFGETAGLNIPGEQPGIWPDKEVSSGIGMMTSFGDGIALTPLQLASILTTVANGGTMYYLQYPRSQAEIENFVPQVRRRLEKFAPVIEEIRPGMQGAINFGSARRAGYEEHEPIFGKTGTCTHFDHKTHLGWFGSFNEVGDRKLVVVVLLTGGKLVSGPVASGVAGNLFRKLNEGRYFASNPAPVASSSVVASDAAPSAYSPEN is encoded by the coding sequence ATGAACGGTTCCGTCGTGGTGGTGGAACCCTCCTCGGGCCGCATTCTGAGCATGGTCAATCAGAAGCTTGCTCTGCAGAATGGCTTCCAGCCCTGCTCGACAGTCAAGATTCTGGCCAGCGTTGCTGGTGTGATGGAAGGCGAGTACACGCGGGATAAGGTGCTCCGCGTCGGTGGCCGTGGCGGCATGGATATGACCGAAGCGCTCGCTCGCAGCAACAATCCTTATTTCGCCTCCATCGGGAAGAAGCTCGGCTACGAAACGATTTCGCGTTACGCGAAGCTCCTCGGCTTTGGCGAAACCGCCGGTCTCAATATTCCTGGGGAGCAGCCTGGGATCTGGCCCGACAAAGAAGTCTCGAGCGGCATTGGCATGATGACCAGCTTTGGCGATGGCATTGCCCTCACCCCCCTGCAATTGGCTTCAATTCTGACAACGGTCGCCAATGGGGGCACGATGTACTACCTCCAATATCCGCGCAGCCAGGCGGAGATCGAGAACTTTGTCCCGCAGGTGCGCCGCCGCTTAGAGAAGTTCGCTCCTGTGATCGAAGAGATTCGTCCCGGTATGCAAGGTGCGATCAACTTCGGCTCTGCCCGCCGCGCTGGTTATGAAGAACATGAGCCGATCTTCGGCAAGACGGGTACTTGCACGCACTTCGATCACAAGACCCATCTTGGCTGGTTTGGCAGCTTCAATGAGGTTGGGGATCGCAAGCTTGTTGTTGTGGTCCTGCTTACTGGCGGCAAGCTGGTGAGCGGTCCGGTGGCGAGTGGTGTTGCCGGCAACTTGTTCCGCAAGTTGAATGAAGGTCGCTACTTTGCTTCCAATCCCGCTCCGGTTGCTTCCAGCTCCGTTGTGGCTAGCGATGCTGCGCCCTCAGCATACTCCCCAGAAAACTAA
- a CDS encoding sulfite exporter TauE/SafE family protein has translation MFEHFAIYPLGVLIGICLGALGSGGAILSLPSLVYVAGLPVKQAIGVSQFVVGCASLIGALLQWRQGNLRWRQAVYFGLAGLPATRFGALVSEQLDSTVLMSSFAVVVIVSGIRLFWSSGETTAGRERFLISLLAGAGVGFLTGLLGVGGGFLLVPALIAFGGLDVRRATGTALPVIAANGLSGAAQNPDHWNAVLGLAMAFLAATLLGTFFGLRLARGMSELRLQRFLSLLLIALGILVGTLNLIGK, from the coding sequence GTGTTTGAGCATTTCGCCATCTATCCGTTGGGTGTGTTGATTGGAATTTGTCTCGGTGCGCTGGGCAGCGGAGGTGCGATTCTCTCTCTTCCCAGTCTGGTGTATGTTGCCGGGCTCCCGGTCAAACAGGCCATCGGGGTCTCGCAGTTCGTAGTCGGGTGCGCGTCTTTGATCGGCGCCTTGCTGCAATGGCGGCAAGGCAATCTCCGCTGGCGGCAGGCTGTCTATTTTGGACTTGCCGGTCTGCCTGCCACTCGCTTCGGTGCTCTTGTCTCGGAGCAGTTGGACTCCACAGTGCTCATGAGTAGTTTTGCGGTGGTTGTCATCGTTTCCGGAATCCGCCTGTTTTGGAGCTCCGGCGAAACGACTGCGGGCCGGGAGCGCTTCCTGATCTCCCTATTGGCCGGGGCTGGCGTTGGCTTTCTGACAGGCTTGCTCGGGGTTGGGGGCGGTTTTCTCCTGGTGCCGGCGCTCATTGCTTTTGGCGGCCTCGATGTGCGGCGCGCTACGGGCACAGCATTGCCTGTCATCGCTGCCAATGGCCTGAGTGGTGCGGCGCAGAATCCGGATCACTGGAACGCGGTGCTCGGACTCGCTATGGCCTTTCTCGCCGCGACTCTGCTGGGCACCTTCTTTGGTCTGCGCCTGGCTCGGGGGATGAGCGAACTGAGACTACAGCGTTTCCTCAGCCTCCTCCTGATCGCACTCGGAATCCTGGTGGGTACGCTGAATCTCATAGGAAAATGA
- a CDS encoding RNA-binding S4 domain-containing protein produces the protein MTRVRMDKWLWAARFFKTRALAVKACEINRIDCNGQPAKASREVKVGDLLRIKIESGEWTVEVLGLSEMRGPASVAQTLFAETEESKVARSKLAEERKSMLHFEAEREGRPSKRDRRDLSRLRGR, from the coding sequence ATGACGCGTGTGCGCATGGACAAATGGCTCTGGGCCGCCCGATTCTTTAAGACTCGCGCCCTGGCCGTCAAGGCTTGCGAGATCAACCGGATCGATTGCAATGGGCAGCCTGCAAAGGCTTCGCGCGAGGTGAAGGTGGGCGACCTGCTGCGGATCAAGATTGAATCCGGGGAATGGACCGTCGAAGTATTGGGCTTGAGCGAAATGCGCGGCCCGGCTTCTGTGGCGCAAACCCTCTTTGCCGAAACAGAAGAGAGCAAAGTGGCCCGCTCCAAGTTGGCGGAAGAGCGGAAGTCGATGCTGCACTTTGAGGCGGAGCGGGAAGGCCGGCCTTCCAAGCGCGACCGTCGCGACCTCAGCCGTCTCCGAGGACGCTAA
- the cas6 gene encoding CRISPR system precrRNA processing endoribonuclease RAMP protein Cas6 yields the protein MDFEFFVARMSLLTHRDIRFPAFGAANLIRGQFGRTLFEKQYALFERLFAPPRRSEGPSGLADPPRAYVLRTSQLDGKSFPAGTPLEFTVHVFDLKLAAAFAEFPMEQFRLSLLPSRSVQRVRVDFLSPTELKNAEQPEFGPLFARLRDRVSTLRALYGTGALEIDFSGMAARAAGVRLLDCQISHVDRSRSSRRTGQAHPLGGFVGSAVYEGELGEFLPYLEAGSWTGVGRQTVWGKGEIRISVLGDG from the coding sequence TTGGACTTTGAGTTCTTTGTCGCGCGGATGAGCCTGTTGACCCATCGGGACATTCGTTTTCCAGCCTTTGGAGCAGCAAATCTGATTCGAGGCCAGTTTGGACGCACTCTCTTTGAGAAGCAGTATGCGCTGTTTGAGCGCCTGTTTGCCCCGCCCCGGCGAAGCGAGGGCCCGAGCGGGCTCGCAGATCCACCGCGCGCCTATGTGCTGCGAACTTCGCAACTCGACGGGAAGAGCTTTCCAGCCGGGACCCCATTGGAGTTCACCGTTCATGTGTTTGATTTGAAACTCGCGGCCGCGTTTGCGGAATTTCCGATGGAGCAATTTCGGCTCAGTCTTTTGCCATCCCGCAGTGTGCAGCGTGTGCGGGTGGATTTTCTCAGTCCGACCGAATTGAAGAATGCGGAACAGCCTGAGTTTGGGCCGCTATTCGCACGCTTGCGGGACCGGGTGAGCACGCTCCGGGCGCTCTATGGAACAGGCGCCCTGGAGATCGACTTTTCGGGGATGGCGGCGCGGGCAGCAGGGGTGCGGCTGCTGGACTGTCAGATTTCCCATGTCGATCGCAGCCGCAGCAGCCGGCGGACGGGACAGGCTCATCCGCTCGGTGGCTTCGTCGGTTCGGCCGTGTATGAAGGCGAGTTGGGAGAGTTTCTGCCGTATCTTGAAGCCGGAAGCTGGACCGGGGTCGGAAGACAGACGGTGTGGGGCAAGGGCGAGATTCGGATTAGCGTCCTCGGAGACGGCTGA
- a CDS encoding type II secretion system F family protein, producing MAEFTLKYADARGQVHQISAVARNEAEVRERFTRDGFLVYSVTAKNGGAAPGARGKGVDMEKFLILNQQFVTLIKAGLPILKALDLLAERLTDDKLRGPLTAVRDEVRTGALLSTAFQSQRMFPPMYITTIMAGERAGSLAEVMDRYINYQKLALSVRKKLITSLIYPALLFSMVLALIVFLITFVVPKFSELYSSLNAELPMATKILVSVSTTASSYILFGFLGLVGLVAGIYFWSRTERAQETIDLVTMRFPLFGEIWTKFQVAQLARVLSTLLVGGIPLLQAIHTAGESVSSVLIRKALAQASQLVREGQPLSHSLKKTGIFPDLAVDMMEVGESTGALPTMLGSVAEFYEEDVQNKLAAVLSLIEPVIMIFMGTFVAFVLIALYLPIFSLADSLS from the coding sequence GTGGCGGAATTTACTCTCAAGTACGCGGACGCGCGCGGGCAGGTGCATCAGATCTCGGCGGTGGCAAGGAATGAGGCCGAGGTACGCGAACGCTTCACGCGCGACGGTTTCCTGGTGTATTCCGTGACGGCAAAGAATGGCGGAGCGGCTCCAGGGGCACGCGGCAAAGGCGTCGATATGGAGAAGTTCCTGATCCTGAATCAGCAGTTTGTCACGCTGATCAAGGCTGGATTGCCGATCCTGAAAGCACTGGACCTGCTTGCCGAACGTCTGACCGATGACAAACTGCGGGGTCCGCTGACAGCAGTCCGCGATGAAGTGCGGACCGGCGCCTTGCTTTCCACAGCCTTCCAGAGCCAGCGGATGTTCCCGCCAATGTACATCACAACGATCATGGCAGGCGAGCGCGCCGGCAGCCTGGCCGAGGTGATGGACCGCTACATCAACTACCAGAAGCTTGCCCTGAGCGTACGCAAGAAGCTGATCACCTCGCTGATCTACCCGGCGCTGTTGTTCTCGATGGTGCTCGCCCTCATCGTCTTCCTGATCACCTTCGTCGTCCCGAAGTTCTCGGAGCTGTACAGTTCTCTGAACGCAGAATTGCCGATGGCCACGAAGATCCTCGTTTCCGTGAGCACGACGGCCAGCAGCTACATTCTGTTTGGCTTTCTGGGGCTGGTGGGGCTGGTGGCAGGCATCTATTTCTGGTCCCGCACCGAGCGCGCCCAGGAGACCATTGACCTGGTCACCATGCGCTTTCCGCTCTTCGGTGAGATCTGGACCAAATTCCAGGTGGCCCAGCTGGCTCGCGTGCTGAGCACCTTGCTGGTGGGCGGCATTCCACTGTTGCAGGCGATTCACACAGCGGGCGAATCAGTGTCGAGCGTGTTGATCCGCAAGGCGCTCGCCCAGGCGAGCCAGTTGGTGCGCGAAGGACAGCCGCTGTCGCACTCGCTAAAGAAGACCGGAATTTTTCCGGATCTCGCCGTGGACATGATGGAAGTGGGCGAATCGACCGGCGCATTGCCGACCATGCTGGGCAGCGTCGCCGAGTTCTATGAAGAAGATGTGCAGAACAAGCTGGCCGCCGTGCTGAGCCTGATCGAACCGGTAATCATGATCTTCATGGGTACCTTTGTCGCCTTCGTGCTGATCGCGCTGTACCTGCCCATCTTCAGCTTGGCCGATAGCTTGAGCTAA
- a CDS encoding response regulator transcription factor, with product MAIKVLIVDDHKIMRDGIKAILKAASDIEVVGETDSGVDAVQMVRKLRPDVVLMDINLQGMSGIEATIEMLRYNPDTRVMMLSMYDDEHSVISAVKAGARGFVLKRASDGDLVQALRTVAQGGSYLSPRVSDRLLDRIQKGTVHESTQAAPLADLSPREIQVLRLVAEGKTSKEIAVMLDLSVQTIRSYRKAMMKKLNLNNVAGLTQLALATGLTRPQTFLQPGEIS from the coding sequence ATGGCAATCAAGGTGTTAATCGTTGACGACCACAAGATCATGCGAGATGGCATCAAGGCGATCTTGAAGGCCGCCTCGGACATTGAGGTTGTGGGCGAGACGGATTCGGGCGTGGATGCAGTGCAGATGGTACGCAAGCTGCGGCCCGATGTGGTGCTGATGGATATCAATCTCCAGGGCATGAGCGGCATCGAGGCGACCATCGAGATGTTGCGCTACAACCCGGACACCCGGGTGATGATGCTTTCGATGTATGACGATGAGCATTCGGTCATCAGTGCGGTGAAGGCCGGCGCACGCGGCTTTGTCTTGAAGCGGGCCTCCGACGGGGATCTTGTGCAGGCCTTGCGGACCGTGGCCCAGGGCGGGTCCTATTTGAGCCCGCGCGTCTCAGACCGCCTGCTCGATCGCATCCAGAAAGGCACCGTACACGAGAGCACACAAGCGGCGCCACTGGCCGATTTGTCGCCCCGAGAGATCCAGGTGTTGCGGTTGGTGGCCGAGGGAAAGACAAGCAAAGAAATCGCCGTCATGCTCGACTTGAGCGTGCAGACCATCCGGTCTTATCGCAAGGCGATGATGAAAAAGTTAAATCTGAACAATGTTGCAGGACTGACGCAACTGGCGCTGGCAACCGGGCTGACGCGGCCGCAGACTTTTCTGCAACCCGGCGAAATATCCTAG
- a CDS encoding histidine kinase has protein sequence MPRQAAFEELLARHEELTRRFAQLLHDDAGQVLTSIALQLSVLEGAAAEDVRVLQETLEDLLERFRQAQAELGGAVVEKRGLLAGLSQMARTSRSLEVYGSVAPSWPVKANQAAFRIIEALQPKRVTVNRDSVDADGNISPYAAAVAEAAGLTLSPGVQANTIRIKHGNQGVNR, from the coding sequence ATGCCGAGGCAGGCGGCATTCGAAGAATTGCTGGCAAGGCATGAGGAGTTGACCCGGCGCTTCGCGCAGTTGTTGCATGACGACGCGGGGCAGGTGTTGACTTCGATAGCACTGCAATTGTCTGTTCTAGAGGGTGCCGCCGCTGAGGATGTCAGGGTTTTGCAGGAAACACTGGAGGATTTGCTCGAGCGTTTCCGGCAGGCCCAGGCGGAGTTGGGCGGAGCGGTGGTGGAGAAGAGAGGATTGCTGGCGGGTTTGTCCCAAATGGCCCGCACAAGCAGGAGTCTTGAAGTATACGGCTCTGTTGCGCCGTCCTGGCCCGTGAAGGCCAACCAGGCTGCGTTTCGCATTATCGAGGCCTTGCAGCCCAAACGTGTGACGGTAAACAGGGATAGCGTGGACGCCGATGGCAATATTTCCCCTTATGCAGCGGCAGTGGCGGAAGCAGCTGGCCTGACGCTGAGCCCAGGTGTGCAAGCGAATACAATCAGGATCAAACATGGCAATCAAGGTGTTAATCGTTGA